The Cataglyphis hispanica isolate Lineage 1 chromosome 5, ULB_Chis1_1.0, whole genome shotgun sequence genome has a segment encoding these proteins:
- the LOC126849911 gene encoding uncharacterized protein LOC126849911, translated as MVKINIRWKTAEDFNILRGTSFATKVKYFWRKGWIEVPVIMGGSFFMLTGLALACYAWHYSSTHDMTPKYFRTPRIYRPDDPRVKTIRYVSDFDKI; from the exons ATGGTGAAAATCAACATACGATGGAAGACCGCCGAGGACTTTAATATTCTACGAGGGACTAGTTTTG CGACAAAAGTGAAATATTTCTGGCGCAAAGGATGGATAGAGGTGCCAGTGATAATGGGAGGCTCGTTCTTCATGCTAACAGGCCTTGCCTTGGCTTGTTATGCGTGGCATTATTCTAGCACGCACGATATGACtccgaaatattttcgaacGCCAAGAA tttacaGACCGGACGACCCGCGAGTTAAGACGATCCGTTATGTCTcggattttgataaaatatga